A region of the Microbacterium sp. YJN-G genome:
CGCGGGTCGGGTAGCCGCGGTCGTTCGGAACCCACCGGGAGAACTTGATCACGTACAGGTGCGGGGGTCGGGCGATCTCATTGTCGGTGCCGTCGTCCTCGATGGCGACGGTCTGGACCTCCGCCCACCCGCGCATGACTCGGAAGTACTTGTCGTCCTCGTCGCCAGGGGTGTGCTTGATGAGCACAGTCTGCCCCTCGACGACGTCGTAGTGGTTGCCCTGGATGAACGGGCGCTTCTCGGGCTGGTCCTCGGGGTTGTCGTTCCCGAAGAACACTCCCCCGTTGCCGCCTCCGCTGCCGGTCTGTGTGCGGGGTGAGGCAGGGGTGATCTCGACGGTCTCAGCCGGCGGCTGCTCGTCGACGTCGGGACGGATCGCGACGATCGACGAAGCGACCGCCTGGGGCACGTTGAGGCCCGCGACGATGTAGGTGTCGCGGGCGATCCGCGCACCCTCGGCGACCGCGGCCGCGTACTCCTGCAGGGCGGTGCGGCCGCGGTCGCCGAGCTGCTCCGCATCCAGACCCGGGTCGATCGCTTTGATCCGTTCGAGGCGGTTGAGTGACTCCCGCGCCCATGCCTCGGCGTGCTGCTCGGAAGTCGCCCGGTCCTGCTGGCTCTGCTCGAGCTGTGCGGTCGCTTCCTTGAGGCACACCGCAACGCCGGTGCGCCCGTGCACGAGCTTGTCGGCCTCGGCCGCGGCGACGATCGCACGGGCGTCGTCGACGGTGATCTCGACGAGCGTGGCGACCGTTCCACCAGCGTCCATGTGGTCGGTGAAGTCCGACTTGCGATCGTCGAGGTTGGGCAGGAAGATCCGCGCCGGGATGCCGAGCTCGGCCAGCTGCGCACCGACACCCGCAGCACGCTGTGCGCCGGCGGGATCGTTGTCGACGACCAGGTTGACCGAGGCGCCCCGGAAGTGCTCGAGCAGCTCGGCGGGGAAAGCCGTAGCGCCGCCAGCGTTCGTGGTCGCGGCCAGGCCCTCGGCGATCGCGCTGTCTGCGTCCTTCTCCCCCTCGAGCAGCCACACACCCCCGCCGGCGGCGACCGCTGCGCGGATCGCGGCGAGGTTGTAGAGCAGGGGGGCGAAGCCTTCCGGCTTGCGCTTGACCCACCGGCCATTGGCGCCGCGGTAGCTCTGGGTGAACCGCTTGTGCCGCTGTCCGTCCAGGGTGGTCTCTTCGCGGTGGACCCGCTGCAGGACGACGCCGCTGTCGTCGACGTACTCGTAGACCTTCACCTGGCGCCACGTCGCGCCCGTCAGGTCCGGGGTCTTGGGGGCGAGCTCATCCTGCGTCAGCCGCGGCGGCAGCGAAGGCCGCTTCGCCCTTGGGGTGCGCTGACTGGTGCGGCGGTCGGCGGGCAGTGGCGCGTCGAACAGGTCACTGACGGTCAGGCCGATCGCGCCGCACACGTCACGGAGGTCGAAGGCATCGCCGCAGCCGAAGCAGTGCATCATCACCTTGCCGCCGGCCCGGTCGTAACGGATGCTCAGCGACGGCATCGCGTCACCGTGCACGGGGCACAGCGCCATGTGCTGGCTCCCGTTGCGGCGAGGCTTCCACCCACCGCTCTCAAGCGCCTCGAGAACGCGGTCCATGGAGTTCGTAGCCGTCGCCGTGCCGGTGTACTCAAGCGTCATCGCTGCAGCACACCCCCTCGGGTGCACGCTGCAGCGCCCAGCGGGTGCGACACGACGGCCACACCAACGCTAGACATCCGCAATATCGCGGCTATAATCATGAACATCCGATCATGGATTGACTGACTCAGCATCAGTAAATTGATCAGCCTCTTGCCGGAGGCTGTGACCCAAAAGCACTCAAGACCCCCGACGGTTTGCCGACCAGAGGGGGTCGAGTCTTTCTACGCGGACCTTGGCATGTCGAGCATGTCGAGCTCCTGTTCTGCCGCGCGCGCAGCACGCTCACGCGCTGCCTTCTCCAACTCGTCCTTGACGTAGTCCGGGATCTCAAGCCCGGCTTGCTGTGAGACAGCCAGCGCAAGCCAGCTGCTGAGGGGGATCCCAGATTCCGCAGCGAGGCGTTCAAGGATCGGGTCGTATGCCTCCGGATATCGAACCGTTCTGACGGCGCGAGGGCCGTACGAACGACGTCCTGGCTTCGCTCTGGCTGACATGCCTCGTTTCTAACACGTAGCTGAATCAGAATCACGGATTGGCGCGGTGCGTCGCGCAGACGGCCCTGAGCTCTCATGTCAGGTATAGGCCGAACCTCGGACGCTTCGCGGACATCGGTTCCCGAAAAAAGTTGGGCATCGCTGTTGGTACACCTTTCTCGCCTCGCGCGGGCGCGCATGTGTGAGGACTGTTGTTTCAGAAGTGTCCCATGTGTCCCAGGTGCAGAAAAACACCAGATCAAATGCTAGAAACAGTGGGACACCTTCAAAACCCAAGGTGTAAGCCGTTCAGAAAAACCCCAGATCAGAAGCAAGTGGCTTGTGACTCTTTTTGGGAGGAAGGATTGTGTACCAAGGGGATAGATCGTGGAACGAACGGGGGGTTCGCGTTCTGTCGGGGTCGGGCGGGGGCGCGTTCGGGTGACACTGGTGGGCGCTGCAAGACGCTCTGCTGGGGAGTCTCGACGGCGATGGAGGCCGTCCTGGAACCCGCGTGTGCGGCGTGTCGCGTTAGACGCTGTTGTCGGTGGGGATCTTCCAGACACGCGTTGGTGCCCCGCCGATGCGCATCCTGGTGGTCCCGGTCTTGGACGCGATCAAGTGCTGGCGCTGCAGTGCTGCGGTGATGGCTTTGACGCTGAGGTTCGGGTCGCCGTGCGCGGCGCGGATGAACGGGAGTGCTTCGCCCGGCCGGATGTACAGGTAGTTGCGGTCAGCGCGGCCGATGGCCCATTCCTTGCTGTCTCTGGCGTTGTAGGTGAGCTCGCCACCGTTGTCGAGGAGGTAGCGGATGGCCTCGCGCACAGCCCAGACGATCTGGTCCTCTGGGTGGAGCCATGAGGTTGCCGGCGTGGCGGGCGCGTCGAGATCGAGAGTGCGCAGGACCGCGTCTCCGAGGTAGAAGGCCGCGCCGAGGCGGCGGGGCTTGTCGTAGTCGGGGTGGCGGGCAATGTTGACGGCGTGCTGGTTGAGGCTGAGACGGCGTGTGTTCTGCTGCAGGTAGCTCGCGATGATGCGGCGGCCTGCGGTCGCGGGTTCGCTTGCCATGGCGCGTAGTGGTTGAACGCTGCGGGGCCTCTGAGGCAGTTCGATCGTGATGGAGCGATCAGCGCTGAGTGGCTGGATGGTTTGCGAGCTGGCGATGATCAGCGCGGATGCCTTGCTCAGTGGTGTGGCGAACGAGACGAAGCTCTCGATCTCGATCTCGTCGAGGGTGCTGAGGGCCGCGCGTGCGGCGGCGGGTGGGGCGCCGTTGAGAACCAGCGGTTCACCGGGCTTTACGGTGCGGCGGATCTGGTGGAGCGTGAGTGGGTCGATGCGTGGTCGTTCGACTTCGCCGGCGAGCTCGGCGAGCGCATCGGCGAGGGTGCCTCGCGTCGTGGGGTTTCCTCCGATGATGAAGATCGGTGTGGGGAGGGGCTCGATGTGGGAGTAGGCGATCGCGCGGATGAGCTTGTCGGCGTGGAGCGGGAACGCCTCGCGCAGTGGTTCGACGCCTGCGGCCCAGGCGGTTCGCGCGTGAGCTGGGGGTATCGAGTTGCTGGGTTCGTTCATGGTCAGGAGCGGGGCGCCGTGAGTTCGTCGCTGGTAGAGGGGGCGAGCTCGGTTGCTTCAAGCAGCGATGATCTGATTACCCATGCGCGAGTTGATCGTCCCTGTATGCGGACGACGGTTGTTCTGGTGTTGCTGACCGCTCGGTGCAGTAGGCCGCAGCTCTCGAGTTCCGCTCCCAGTGCGGCGGGCGAGATTCCCTCGGGGAACAGGATCGGGAGAGCGATGTTCGGGATGAGCAGTATCCGGTCGCGCTCGATGCGTCCCACGAGGGGGATGGCTGAGCGGTTGTTGCCGTCGTCGCCCTCGAAGCGCACACGGTCCTCACGGGTGGCGCTGATCAGTCTGTCACGCAGGTCAGTGACCATCCGGGGCGGGGTGGCCAGCTCGAACACAGCGGGGCGCTCGGTGGCGTCGCGGTATTCGGGGAGGGTGATTGTTGAGCCGAAGTCGCGGAGGAATCGTCGGAGGAGATCGAGCCCGAATGTGGAGGCGAGGTCCGCGGCTCCGGCCTGGTCGGAGTGCTCGTCTGGCCATGTCGAGAGGTACTCGTCATGGAGGGTATCTCGGTCCATCTGAGCAACCCACTCTTGAAAGGCGTGACCCAGTTGGCGACGGGAGCCTCTCGCCTCTGGGCGGCTACTCTCGCGTAGAACCGATAGGGGGATGGGCTGGCGAATCGTCAATCGCCATAGGTAGTCATCGACCTCGCCATGTGAGACGGGATCGCCTGCCATGACAAGCAGGCGGCGGCCTGGGGTGTGCAGGTGATCGTCGATCGCCGTGCTAAGTCGGGTGCGGATCCGCGCGGTGGGGTTCAGGCGCGCGCTGACGTGGTCGATGAAGACCGGTTCCTTCGGCGCATCTGGACCTCCAGGGGCAGCCAGGTTCCCAGGCCAACCGGCGGGCTCAAGGAAGTCCACCATCTGCCGTGCAAGTGTCGACTTTCCCGAGCGGGGTGCTCCGGTGACGTACGCGACACCGGGGAACGGTGGCAGGGAGCAGCTGTATACGACTGCGCCGAGTAGGGGTAGTGCGACGTCGGGCTGATCTTCGACAACTAGCGAGTATCCCCGGTCCCACAGTTTGTCGACATCCATGGTGTAATGCTACACGTATCAGTGGTGTAACGCGCCTGTATTGGGTGCTTCGTGTCAGGTGTCTGTTCGAATGGCGATGAGCTCGTGGCCTTCGGGGATCTGCGTCTCGAGCAGCTCGCGCGCCTCCTGGTAGCTGTTTGCCTCGACGGTGATCCGCTCGGTGGCGGTGCTGCGGATGGTCCCAATGACACGCATGGCGCGGACCTTAGTCGGTGTCTCAGACATCGACGCGCTCGTACTCCGAGACTCGCTCGCCAGAGTCGGCCGCGATCTCGGATGACATGATCTCAGCGCTCATCTCGTCCAGGCCTTGGTCGATGAACTGCTCGTACAGCTCGGCCTCGAGCGGTCCCCGGCGGCTCATGCGCTGGCCTGCAGATGCCGTTGCACGTACTCGTCGAGTGCTGCCCGGACGACGTCGGAGTCGCTCTTCATCCCCAGTTGGGCGCGCAGCTGGTCGACTTCGCGCTTGCGGGTCGGGGTGACGCGGGTGCGGATCGTCGGGGAGGAGCCGGCGCCTGCTGCCGTCCCTCCCACGCGGGGCCGTCCACCGACCGCTCGTGCGACGGCCTGTGTGCTTCCGAGGGCGTCGAGGAGCATCTGCTGCCCGATGGCTGCCGCGTCGGCGCCGTGGGCGCTCTCCCCCGGCGTCGACGCGCCGGTGGGCTGTTCCTCGAGCGCGGCGAGGGCGGCGTAGCGTTCCTGGTCCTTCTTGCTGAGGGTCATCCGATCTCCTCCTCCATCTGTCGGCGGTAGTAGGCACCCAGCGGCATGACGTGGTAGACGACGAAGTTGCCGCCGGGCTTGAGTTCAATGAGCACTTCGATCAGCCGATCGGTCTGCGCGTGTTGCGGGCCGACGAAGACGCGACGCTGGTTGCGGGAGTCTCCTTCGTTGATCTTGACCTTGGTGCTCGTGTAGATCGCGTTCTGCATGGCGTAGAGCGCATCGGCGTGGGGAATGTCGTGCTTGTCAGCTGACTTCGGCCACTCGATCCCCATACAGGTATTGTGCCACAAAACGTAGCCCCAGGGGAGGTCGCCTGTGGAGAGATGGCCCGCGCGATCGGGCTGGGGGCGTAGCGTCGCGGAATGGTCGACGACGGACTGGCGATCGGCGTTCAGCCGCACTGCTGCGGCGTAGTGATGCGCGATCGCCCCGGCGTGCTGGTGTGCGTGGTGTGCAGCCGCGAGGACGTGCTGCGAACGGTGCCCGCTCCCCCGGTCTTCGTCGGCGCGAGCATCCATGGAGGGTGATCCCTACCTCGAGCTCGTCGTGACCTCGATGAGACGGGGTGTGATCGCTGCCGGCGCCGGAGTGATCGGGTGCTCGCTGAACTCGGCCGGCCCGGCTTCACGCCAGATGATCCGTCGCTCGCTGCACCAGGCGCAGTGCCCTGCCCAGTGGTACGGATCGGCGTTGTGCAGCCTGGTGCGCAGCGGCACCGCGTAGGGGCTCTGGATGCCGGCGCGCCACCGGATGTGCGGGTGGAGCTCGGCCGCGGCAAGGTACAGGCGTCGGCCGATGCCGAGACCCGCGTACAGCTCCCATCGGTTGCCGTCATCGTGGGGGTTGTCGGGGTTGATCGACGGGATGTCGTAGGGCTTGGAGAACACGTCGCCGAGCCCGTCGACGGGATCAACGGCGAAGCGGCCGCGCAGCCCGCTCGCGGCATGCTGCAGCACGACCATCGGATCCCCGTCCGGCGTCGTGGTGCGCAGCAAGTAGATCGTGGGGTCGTCGACCACACGCCTGACCCGGTCGACGTTCTCGCGCGCGATCTGCTCCGCGGCCGCGGCGGTGAGCAGCGGGTGGAGCAGCTCATCGTCACCGGCCTGCAGAACCGCCTCGGCCGCGGCCTCCTCAGCGAGGCCGGGAAGTCGCTCGAGCAGGCGCGGATGCCACTCGTTGGAGTGTCGGGAGGTTCGGGCCCAAGCGTTCGCGATCTCGGTGCGCAGCAGCTCGCGCGCCCACCGCTGCGCAACCGCCTCGAGGCCATCGCTCTCCTCGAGCTCGCGGAGCCGGCCGAGCGCTCGTCGACGCGACCACCAGCCCGCGGCCGCGACCTCGCGCCGCGCATGCCGGCGATCCAGCACGCGCCGTAGGTACTCCCCCTCGGGGCTGTAGTACTCGCCCGACACTCACTCGTCCCCCGCGTCACGGGCTAGCTGTACTGACCCGGATCGTTGTTGACGTAGGAGAAGCCTCCGGTGTCGAGTTGGAGCTGTCTAGTTCTGCAGCTCGAACACACGGAGGCTTCTCGTGTCCCACGCTAATGCCCGGCTCACTCCGGCCGGCAGGTTGATCATGGTTCAGCGCATCCAGTCGGGGCGTGCGGTCGCTCATGTCGCGGCGGAGATGGGGATCTCGCGCACGGCGGCGTGGCGGTGGTGGCGCAGGTTCCGCGAGCACGGCCCGGCGGGTCTGGTGGACCGGTCGAGCGTCGCTCATTCGCATCCCCGTCGGACGGCGGCATGCGTGGAGACCCGGGTGCGGATCATGCGTCATCTGACCCGCCGCGGCCCGATGTTCATCGCGGGCAAGCTCGGCCTGCAAGCCTCGACCGTGGGGCGGGTGCTGCGCCGGCACGAGGTGCCGCTGCTGCGCGAGCTGGATCCGGTCACGGGGACGGTGATCCGCGCGACCCGTCGGTCCGCGAAACGCTACGAGCACGACCATCCTGGGTCGCTGATCCACGTGGATGTGAAGAAGCTCGGCCGTATCCCCGACGGCGGTGGATGGCGTCTGCATGGCCGTGGCGAACGCCCGAATCGGCATCGCGGTGCGGGTTATGACTATGTCCACACCGTCATCGACGACCACTCCCGCGTCGCCTATGCCGAGATCCACGACGACGAGAAAGGCGCGACCGCGGCGGCGGTCCTGGAGCGGGCCATCGCGTTCTACTCCGCTCTCGGGGTCACGGTCGAACGGGTCATCAGCGACAACGCGTTCGCCTACCGACACTCCACCGCGTTCCGCGCTGTGATCGACGCTCACGGCATCGCACAGAAGTTCATCCGACCGCACTGCCCCTGGACGAACGGGAAAGTCGAACGCCTCAACCGAACCCTCGCGACCGAGTGGGCCTACGCCCAGCCCTGGACCTCAAACGATGATCGCCGACAAGGATTGACGGCCTGGCTCGACCACTACAACCTAGACAGGCACCATCTCGGCATCGGAGGCCACCCACCCATCGACCGAATCAACAACGGTCGAGGTCAGTACAGCTAGCTCGTCGGCGAAGGCCCGAGTGATCGCCG
Encoded here:
- a CDS encoding IS481 family transposase; the encoded protein is MSHANARLTPAGRLIMVQRIQSGRAVAHVAAEMGISRTAAWRWWRRFREHGPAGLVDRSSVAHSHPRRTAACVETRVRIMRHLTRRGPMFIAGKLGLQASTVGRVLRRHEVPLLRELDPVTGTVIRATRRSAKRYEHDHPGSLIHVDVKKLGRIPDGGGWRLHGRGERPNRHRGAGYDYVHTVIDDHSRVAYAEIHDDEKGATAAAVLERAIAFYSALGVTVERVISDNAFAYRHSTAFRAVIDAHGIAQKFIRPHCPWTNGKVERLNRTLATEWAYAQPWTSNDDRRQGLTAWLDHYNLDRHHLGIGGHPPIDRINNGRGQYS